One Streptomyces sp. NBC_00102 DNA segment encodes these proteins:
- a CDS encoding sodium:solute symporter family protein: MNYLAEGLRLPTNGLDYTILAIYFVVVLGIGFAARASVKTSLDFFLSGRSLPAWVTGLAFVAANLGATEILGMAATGAQYGVSVVHWYWIGAIPAMVFLGLVMMPFYYRSKVRSVPEFLLQRFDKSAHVLSSALFAFAAILIAGVNLYALSIVVEALLGWDRWVAIVVAGVFVLLYITIGGLSSAIYNEVLQFFVILAALIPLTILGLKRVGGWDGLTHSLEKSHGSSFMSAWSGTGIGDSNALGANWLTIILGLGFVLSFGYWTTNFAEVQRALSAKNLSAAQRTPLIAAFPKIFIVFLVMIPGMVAAVVVPNIGTDRSDLTYNDAIPLLMRELLPNGVLGIAVTGLLAAFMAGMAANVSSFNTVFTTDIWARYVKKDKPDAYYLKFGRGVTAVGVLASIGTAFIASSFSNIMSYLQTLFSFFNVPMFVVFIIGMFWKRASMKSGVWGLVAGTTAAMINYFVFYKQGIIGIPTDQGANFVSAIVGFVAGAVVMVIVTLFTAPKPEAELAGLVYGTESPDAPEVPEESDSAWYRKPALLGWGAIVIAAACYIPYSF; encoded by the coding sequence ATGAACTATCTGGCTGAAGGGCTCCGGCTCCCCACGAACGGCCTCGATTACACAATCCTGGCCATCTACTTCGTCGTGGTCCTCGGCATCGGCTTCGCGGCCCGCGCCAGCGTGAAGACCAGCCTCGACTTCTTCCTCTCCGGCCGTTCCCTGCCGGCCTGGGTCACCGGCCTGGCCTTCGTGGCCGCCAACCTCGGTGCCACCGAAATCCTCGGCATGGCGGCGACCGGCGCGCAGTACGGCGTCTCGGTCGTCCACTGGTACTGGATCGGCGCCATCCCCGCCATGGTCTTCCTCGGCCTGGTGATGATGCCGTTCTACTACCGCTCGAAGGTCCGGTCCGTCCCGGAGTTCCTGCTCCAGCGGTTCGACAAGTCGGCCCACGTGCTGAGCTCGGCCCTGTTCGCCTTCGCCGCCATCCTGATAGCCGGCGTCAACCTCTACGCGCTCTCGATCGTCGTGGAGGCGCTGCTGGGCTGGGACCGCTGGGTCGCGATCGTCGTCGCCGGTGTGTTCGTCCTGCTCTACATCACCATCGGCGGACTCTCCTCGGCGATCTACAACGAGGTGCTCCAGTTCTTCGTCATCCTCGCCGCGCTCATACCCCTGACCATCCTCGGCCTCAAGCGGGTCGGCGGCTGGGACGGTCTGACCCACTCGCTGGAGAAGAGCCACGGCTCCAGCTTCATGTCCGCCTGGAGCGGTACCGGCATCGGTGACAGCAACGCCCTCGGCGCGAACTGGCTGACGATCATCCTCGGCCTCGGCTTCGTCCTCTCCTTCGGCTACTGGACGACCAACTTCGCCGAGGTGCAGCGCGCCCTGTCCGCGAAGAACCTCTCGGCCGCACAGCGCACCCCGCTCATCGCCGCGTTCCCGAAGATCTTCATCGTCTTCCTCGTGATGATCCCGGGCATGGTCGCCGCCGTCGTCGTCCCGAACATCGGCACCGACCGCTCGGACCTGACGTACAACGACGCCATCCCGCTGCTGATGCGCGAACTGCTCCCCAACGGTGTGCTCGGCATCGCCGTGACCGGCCTGCTGGCCGCGTTCATGGCCGGTATGGCCGCCAACGTCTCCTCGTTCAACACGGTGTTCACCACGGACATCTGGGCGCGGTACGTGAAGAAGGACAAGCCGGACGCGTACTACCTGAAGTTCGGCCGCGGCGTCACCGCCGTCGGCGTGCTGGCCTCGATCGGCACCGCGTTCATCGCGTCGAGCTTCTCGAACATCATGAGCTACCTGCAGACGCTCTTCTCGTTCTTCAACGTCCCGATGTTCGTCGTCTTCATCATCGGCATGTTCTGGAAGCGCGCGTCGATGAAGTCCGGTGTCTGGGGCCTGGTCGCGGGTACCACCGCCGCGATGATCAACTACTTCGTCTTCTACAAGCAGGGCATCATCGGCATCCCGACCGACCAGGGCGCGAACTTCGTCTCCGCCATCGTCGGCTTCGTCGCCGGCGCGGTCGTCATGGTGATCGTCACCCTCTTCACGGCCCCCAAGCCGGAAGCCGAACTGGCCGGTCTCGTCTACGGCACCGAGTCCCCCGACGCCCCCGAGGTGCCGGAGGAGTCCGACTCCGCGTGGTACCGCAAGCCGGCCCTGCTGGGCTGGGGCGCCATCGTGATCGCCGCCGCCTGCTACATCCCCTACTCGTTCTGA
- the galT gene encoding galactose-1-phosphate uridylyltransferase: MKKTATTLADGRELIYYDSAEGTVRDAVDRRPLDAVATSSEIRRDPLLGDAVAIASHRQGRTYHPPADECPLCPSRDGRLSEIPDDSYEAVVFENRFPSLAGDSGRCEVVCFASDHDASFADLTEDQAALVLAAWTDRTAALSELDQVAQVFPFENRGAEIGVTLGHPHGQIYGYPFVTPRTELMLRSAVAHREETGRNLFEDVVAREIAEGDRIVLTGEHWVAFVPYAAHWPYEVHLYPRTRVADFRGLDDAARAEFPQIYLELLRRFDRIFGPDAPPTPYIAAWHQAPFRAPGREELALHLELFTIRRTPGKLKFLAGSESGMGAFINDVPPETAAERLREVASK; this comes from the coding sequence GTGAAGAAGACGGCAACGACCCTCGCCGACGGTCGGGAACTGATCTATTACGACTCCGCCGAGGGCACCGTGCGGGACGCGGTGGACCGCAGGCCGCTCGACGCCGTCGCCACCTCGTCCGAGATCCGGCGCGACCCGCTCCTCGGGGACGCGGTGGCCATCGCCTCCCACCGCCAGGGCCGCACCTACCACCCGCCGGCCGACGAGTGCCCGCTCTGCCCCTCCCGGGACGGACGGCTCAGCGAGATTCCGGACGACAGCTACGAAGCTGTCGTCTTCGAGAACCGCTTCCCCTCGCTCGCCGGGGACTCCGGCCGCTGCGAGGTCGTCTGCTTCGCCTCCGACCACGATGCCTCCTTCGCCGACCTCACCGAGGACCAGGCCGCGCTGGTCCTGGCCGCCTGGACCGACCGCACGGCCGCCCTCTCCGAGCTCGACCAGGTCGCCCAGGTCTTCCCCTTCGAGAACCGCGGCGCAGAGATCGGTGTGACGCTCGGTCACCCTCATGGCCAGATCTACGGCTACCCCTTCGTGACGCCCCGAACCGAACTGATGTTGCGTTCGGCCGTGGCCCACCGCGAGGAGACCGGACGCAACCTCTTCGAGGACGTCGTCGCCCGCGAGATCGCCGAGGGCGACCGGATCGTCCTCACCGGCGAGCACTGGGTCGCCTTCGTCCCGTACGCCGCCCACTGGCCCTACGAGGTGCACCTCTACCCCCGCACCCGCGTCGCCGACTTCCGCGGGCTGGACGACGCCGCCCGCGCGGAGTTCCCGCAGATCTACCTGGAGCTGCTGAGGCGCTTCGACCGGATCTTCGGCCCCGACGCGCCCCCCACCCCCTACATCGCCGCCTGGCACCAGGCGCCGTTCCGCGCCCCCGGGCGCGAGGAGCTCGCCCTCCACCTGGAGCTGTTCACCATCCGTCGTACGCCCGGCAAGCTGAAGTTCCTCGCCGGATCGGAGTCCGGCATGGGAGCGTTCATCAACGACGTGCCGCCGGAGACCGCGGCCGAGCGACTGCGAGAGGTAGCGAGCAAGTGA
- the galE gene encoding UDP-glucose 4-epimerase GalE: protein MSSSTPKKYLVTGGAGYVGSVVATHLLEAGHTVTVLDDLSTGFREGVPAGAEFIEGRIQDAAKWLDGSYDAVLHFAAFSQVGESVVNPEKYWLNNVGGTTALLAAMRDAGVRTLVFSSTAATYGEPVSSPITESDPTAPTNPYGATKLAVDHMITGEAAAHGLAAVSLRYFNVAGAYGNTGERHDPESHLIPLVLQVAAGTRESISVYGDDYPTPDGTCVRDYIHVADLAEAHLLALGAATSGEHLICNLGNGNGFSVRQVIETVREVTGHPVPEVVAPRRAGDPAVLVASAATAHERLGWTPSRPGLAGIVADAWAFARREENTAS from the coding sequence GTGAGCAGCAGTACCCCGAAGAAGTACCTGGTCACCGGCGGCGCCGGTTATGTGGGCAGTGTGGTCGCCACCCACCTGCTGGAGGCCGGGCACACCGTGACCGTGCTCGACGACCTCTCCACCGGCTTCCGGGAGGGCGTCCCCGCGGGCGCCGAGTTCATCGAGGGCCGCATCCAGGACGCCGCGAAGTGGCTCGACGGCTCCTACGACGCCGTCCTGCACTTCGCCGCGTTCTCCCAGGTCGGCGAGTCCGTCGTGAACCCGGAGAAGTACTGGCTCAACAACGTCGGCGGCACCACCGCGCTGCTCGCCGCGATGCGGGACGCCGGGGTGCGCACCCTCGTCTTCTCCTCCACCGCGGCCACCTACGGCGAGCCGGTCTCCAGCCCCATCACGGAGTCCGACCCGACGGCCCCCACCAACCCGTACGGTGCCACCAAGCTGGCCGTCGACCACATGATCACCGGCGAGGCCGCCGCCCACGGGCTGGCAGCCGTCTCGCTGCGCTACTTCAACGTGGCCGGCGCGTACGGGAACACCGGCGAGCGCCACGACCCCGAGTCCCACCTCATCCCGCTGGTGCTCCAGGTCGCCGCCGGCACGCGCGAGTCGATCTCCGTCTACGGCGACGACTACCCCACCCCCGACGGCACCTGCGTCCGCGACTACATCCACGTCGCCGACCTCGCCGAGGCCCACCTCCTCGCACTGGGCGCCGCCACCTCCGGCGAGCACCTCATCTGCAACCTGGGCAACGGCAACGGCTTCTCGGTCCGCCAGGTCATCGAGACCGTCCGCGAGGTCACCGGCCACCCGGTCCCGGAGGTCGTCGCCCCGCGCCGCGCCGGCGACCCTGCCGTCCTCGTCGCCTCCGCCGCCACCGCCCACGAGCGCCTCGGCTGGACGCCGAGCCGCCCCGGGCTGGCCGGAATCGTCGCCGACGCCTGGGCGTTCGCCCGCCGAGAGGAGAACACCGCATCATGA
- the galK gene encoding galactokinase, translating into MTDFTGSTVTEAELAASFRALYGTEPEGVWAAPGRVNLIGEYTDFNDGFVMPLALPHVARAAVARRTDGQLRLHSTDVPGGIVQLAVDGLTPNEGHGWAAYPAGVVWALRRAGHEITGADIQLTSTVPTGAGLSSSAALEVVVALALNDLFGLGLSAAELAVLGQAAENDFVGVPCGVMDQMASACCTDGHALHLDTRDLAVRQVPFDLAAHGLRLLVVDTRVKHALGDGAYAERRAGCEEGARLLGLGKLRELSYEDLPDGLARLEAAGADESVVRYVRHVVSDNARVEQVIALLDAGDVRAAGPVLTEGHLSLRDDLRVSCEELDLAVATANAAGALGARMTGGGFGGSAIVLVEESDAEAVSKSVLDAFAAAGHAAPGIFSAVPSQGARRLV; encoded by the coding sequence ATGACCGACTTCACCGGGTCCACCGTCACCGAGGCCGAACTCGCCGCCTCCTTCCGCGCGCTGTACGGCACCGAGCCCGAAGGGGTATGGGCCGCCCCCGGGCGCGTCAACCTCATAGGCGAGTACACCGACTTCAACGACGGCTTCGTCATGCCGCTCGCCCTCCCGCACGTCGCCCGTGCCGCGGTCGCCCGGCGCACCGACGGACAGCTGCGGCTGCACTCCACCGACGTACCCGGCGGGATCGTGCAGCTCGCCGTCGACGGCCTGACCCCCAACGAGGGCCACGGCTGGGCCGCGTACCCGGCGGGTGTCGTCTGGGCGCTGCGCCGGGCCGGCCACGAGATCACCGGCGCGGACATCCAGCTCACCTCCACCGTGCCGACCGGCGCCGGGCTCTCCTCGTCCGCCGCCCTCGAAGTGGTCGTGGCGCTCGCGCTGAACGACCTCTTCGGCCTCGGCCTGAGCGCCGCCGAGCTGGCGGTCCTCGGCCAGGCCGCCGAGAACGACTTCGTCGGCGTGCCCTGCGGTGTCATGGACCAGATGGCGTCCGCCTGCTGCACCGACGGCCACGCCCTCCACCTCGACACCCGCGACCTTGCCGTGCGCCAGGTGCCCTTCGACCTGGCCGCCCACGGGCTGCGCCTGCTGGTCGTGGACACCCGCGTCAAGCACGCGCTCGGCGACGGCGCCTACGCCGAGCGCCGGGCCGGCTGCGAGGAGGGTGCCCGCCTGCTCGGGCTCGGCAAGCTGCGCGAGCTGTCGTACGAGGACCTGCCGGACGGTCTCGCCCGGCTGGAGGCGGCCGGCGCGGACGAGTCCGTCGTCCGCTACGTACGCCACGTGGTCAGCGACAACGCCCGGGTGGAGCAGGTCATCGCGCTGCTCGATGCCGGGGACGTGCGTGCGGCGGGCCCCGTGCTCACCGAGGGCCACCTCTCGCTCCGCGACGACCTGCGGGTCTCCTGCGAGGAGCTGGACCTCGCCGTGGCGACCGCCAACGCGGCCGGCGCGCTCGGTGCCCGCATGACCGGCGGCGGCTTCGGCGGCTCGGCGATCGTGCTGGTCGAGGAGTCCGACGCCGAGGCGGTCTCCAAGTCGGTGCTCGACGCCTTCGCGGCGGCGGGCCACGCGGCCCCCGGCATCTTCTCCGCCGTCCCCTCGCAGGGCGCGCGCCGCCTGGTCTGA
- a CDS encoding response regulator transcription factor — MARIRVLVVDDHRIFAESLAAALAAEPDVDVAAAGSGPAALRCLDRAATEGRAYDVMLVDAELGGTTAVGGIPHQGGPVDGLSLVAGVREGRPGVRTVVLAERDDPRRAASALQAGASGWVAKDCSLQRLLAVIRGVLRGETHLPPALLTGVLRELTAARKHRTESELLVESLTPREREVLRCMVAGLGRKAVAERLYLSPHTVRTHMQNVLGKLGVHSTLAAVALARRAGVGPVDLTSEVVVLPGDVVERGSQLA, encoded by the coding sequence GTGGCCCGTATCCGGGTTCTCGTGGTTGACGACCACCGTATTTTCGCCGAATCGCTCGCCGCGGCGCTCGCCGCCGAGCCGGACGTCGACGTGGCCGCGGCGGGCAGCGGCCCGGCCGCACTGCGCTGCCTCGACCGCGCCGCCACCGAGGGCCGCGCCTACGACGTCATGCTGGTCGACGCCGAACTGGGCGGCACGACGGCGGTCGGCGGGATCCCGCACCAGGGCGGCCCGGTCGACGGGCTCTCGCTCGTCGCCGGGGTCCGCGAGGGCCGGCCGGGCGTCCGCACGGTGGTGCTCGCCGAGCGGGACGATCCGCGTCGGGCGGCTTCGGCGCTGCAGGCGGGGGCCTCCGGCTGGGTCGCCAAGGACTGTTCCCTGCAACGCCTGTTGGCGGTCATCCGTGGGGTGCTGCGCGGCGAGACCCATCTGCCGCCGGCCCTTCTCACCGGCGTACTGCGGGAGTTGACGGCTGCACGCAAACACCGCACCGAGAGCGAGCTGTTGGTGGAGTCGCTCACCCCGCGCGAGCGGGAGGTGCTGCGCTGCATGGTCGCGGGGCTGGGGCGCAAGGCGGTGGCGGAGCGGCTCTATCTCTCCCCGCACACGGTCCGTACCCACATGCAGAACGTCCTGGGCAAGCTCGGGGTGCATTCGACGCTGGCCGCCGTCGCGCTGGCACGCAGGGCGGGTGTGGGTCCGGTGGACCTGACGTCCGAAGTGGTGGTACTACCCGGGGACGTTGTCGAACGGGGCAGTCAACTGGCGTAG
- a CDS encoding MarR family winged helix-turn-helix transcriptional regulator: MEDEVDRLVAAWRRERPDLDVEPLEVLSRVSRLARHLDRARRIAFSEHNLEPWEFDVLTSLRRAGSPYQLSPGQLLTQTLVTSGTMTNRIDRLTKKNLVERLPDPNDRRGVLVRLTAEGRDKADQSLAGLLDQERAILGELSSRQRGELADLLRQLTAPFDNVPG, encoded by the coding sequence ATGGAGGACGAGGTCGACCGTCTGGTCGCAGCATGGCGCCGCGAGCGCCCCGACCTCGACGTGGAACCACTAGAGGTCCTCAGCCGGGTGTCGCGCCTCGCGCGCCACCTCGACCGGGCCCGCCGCATCGCGTTCTCCGAGCACAACCTGGAACCCTGGGAGTTCGACGTCCTCACGTCGCTGCGCCGGGCCGGCTCCCCGTACCAGCTCTCCCCCGGCCAGTTGCTGACCCAGACCCTGGTCACCTCCGGCACGATGACCAACCGCATCGACCGGCTGACCAAGAAGAACCTCGTGGAGCGCCTCCCCGACCCCAACGACCGGCGCGGGGTGCTGGTCCGGCTGACCGCCGAGGGGCGCGACAAGGCCGACCAGTCGCTGGCCGGACTGCTCGACCAGGAGCGCGCCATCCTCGGCGAGCTCTCCTCGCGTCAGCGCGGCGAACTCGCCGACCTGCTACGCCAGTTGACTGCCCCGTTCGACAACGTCCCCGGGTAG
- a CDS encoding trans-aconitate 2-methyltransferase produces the protein MSESAWDPGQYLRHAEHRARPFLDLLARVGRLPADPGPRIADLGCGPGNVTVLLAERWPGARITGYDNSPQMLERARGLATATLDFAEADVVRWVPSEPYGLIVSNALLQWVPGHADRFPAWLDGLAPGGTLAFQVPSNFDAPSHALMRGLAESPRWRGRLGGLLRHDDAVLEPAAYYDRLTAAGCASVDVWETTYLQVLHGDDPVLDWVKGTGLRPVLAALADDPEALDAFLTAYRDLLRTAYPPGRDGTVFPFRRIFAVARKGAA, from the coding sequence ATGAGCGAATCCGCCTGGGATCCCGGTCAGTATCTCCGCCACGCGGAGCACCGGGCGCGTCCCTTCCTCGATCTCCTCGCCCGCGTCGGCCGGCTCCCCGCCGACCCCGGCCCCCGCATCGCCGACCTCGGCTGCGGCCCCGGCAACGTCACCGTCCTCCTCGCCGAGAGGTGGCCCGGGGCCCGTATCACCGGCTACGACAACTCCCCGCAGATGCTGGAGCGGGCCCGCGGCCTCGCCACCGCCACGCTCGACTTCGCCGAGGCGGACGTGGTCCGCTGGGTCCCCTCGGAGCCGTACGGCCTGATCGTCTCCAACGCCCTGCTCCAGTGGGTCCCCGGTCACGCCGACCGCTTCCCCGCCTGGCTGGACGGCCTCGCCCCGGGCGGCACCCTCGCCTTCCAGGTCCCCAGCAACTTCGACGCCCCCAGCCACGCCCTGATGCGCGGACTCGCCGAATCCCCCCGCTGGCGGGGCCGCCTGGGCGGACTCCTCCGCCACGACGACGCGGTCCTGGAGCCCGCCGCCTACTACGACCGGCTCACCGCCGCCGGCTGCGCGTCGGTGGACGTCTGGGAGACCACGTACCTCCAGGTCCTGCACGGCGACGACCCGGTGCTCGACTGGGTCAAGGGCACCGGCCTGCGCCCGGTCCTCGCCGCCCTCGCCGACGACCCCGAAGCCCTCGACGCCTTCCTCACCGCCTACCGCGACCTGCTGCGCACCGCCTACCCGCCGGGCCGCGACGGCACCGTCTTCCCGTTCCGGCGGATTTTCGCCGTCGCCCGGAAGGGCGCCGCGTGA
- a CDS encoding Uma2 family endonuclease encodes MEHRPQMRSEEFERIAAAAEREGVRLEFVHGRLGVKAVPDGDHDEIIRWLTRRCMQHRPELWLYPERGLKIETYRNGNAKPDGTLAPEGAFAGQGEWAFPDQVLMIVEVTSYDADTDRRDREQKPAAYAETGIPVYLLIDRDTCEALVYSEPDAGSYTKILRRPFGKAIEIPAPVGFTLDTEPLKDWVR; translated from the coding sequence ATGGAACACCGGCCGCAGATGCGGTCCGAGGAGTTCGAGCGCATCGCCGCAGCCGCCGAGCGCGAGGGCGTCCGCCTGGAGTTCGTCCACGGCAGGCTGGGGGTCAAGGCCGTGCCCGACGGCGACCACGACGAGATCATTCGCTGGCTCACGCGGCGCTGTATGCAGCACCGCCCCGAACTGTGGCTCTACCCCGAGCGCGGCCTGAAGATCGAGACCTACCGCAACGGCAACGCCAAGCCCGACGGCACGCTCGCACCCGAGGGGGCCTTCGCCGGCCAGGGTGAATGGGCCTTCCCCGATCAGGTCCTCATGATCGTCGAGGTCACGTCCTACGACGCCGACACCGACCGGCGCGACAGGGAACAGAAGCCCGCCGCCTACGCCGAGACCGGCATCCCGGTGTATCTGCTGATCGACCGTGACACCTGCGAGGCCCTCGTGTACAGCGAGCCCGACGCCGGTTCCTACACCAAGATCCTGCGCCGCCCCTTCGGCAAGGCCATCGAGATCCCGGCCCCCGTCGGCTTCACCCTCGACACCGAACCCCTCAAGGACTGGGTGCGCTGA
- a CDS encoding TetR/AcrR family transcriptional regulator, producing the protein MMGTVATDGSTSSEKSSPPPARRTRRVRMTGKERREQLLDIGRTLFADKGFEGTSVEEIAARAGVSKPVVYEHFGGKEGLYAVVVDREMRQLLDMVTGALTAGHPRELLEQAAFALLDYIETYTDGFRILVRDSPVAQSTGTFASLISDIATQVEDILGMEFKARGFDQKLAPLYAQALVGMVALTGQWWLDVRKPRKAEVAAHLVNLAWHGLENLESKPRLIGHRKS; encoded by the coding sequence ATGATGGGCACCGTGGCGACCGACGGCAGCACGAGCAGCGAGAAGAGCAGCCCTCCCCCCGCGCGCCGGACCCGGCGGGTCCGGATGACCGGGAAGGAGCGGCGCGAGCAGCTGCTGGACATCGGTCGCACCCTCTTCGCCGACAAGGGGTTCGAAGGGACCTCGGTGGAGGAGATCGCGGCACGCGCCGGGGTCTCCAAGCCGGTGGTGTACGAGCACTTCGGCGGCAAGGAGGGCCTGTACGCGGTCGTGGTCGACCGGGAGATGCGCCAGCTGCTCGACATGGTGACGGGTGCCCTGACCGCGGGGCACCCGCGTGAGCTGCTGGAGCAGGCGGCGTTCGCGCTGCTCGACTACATCGAGACGTACACGGACGGCTTCCGCATCCTCGTCCGGGACTCGCCGGTCGCCCAGTCGACGGGCACCTTCGCCTCGCTGATCAGCGACATCGCCACGCAGGTCGAGGACATCCTGGGCATGGAGTTCAAGGCCCGGGGCTTCGACCAGAAGCTGGCCCCGCTCTACGCGCAGGCCCTGGTCGGCATGGTGGCCCTCACCGGCCAGTGGTGGCTGGACGTCCGCAAGCCCCGCAAGGCGGAGGTGGCGGCGCACCTGGTGAACCTGGCCTGGCACGGCCTGGAGAACCTGGAGTCCAAGCCCCGGCTGATAGGGCACCGCAAGAGCTGA
- a CDS encoding fatty acid desaturase: protein MTISPDLTDQPDPPAGPGPDPLPSATLGGDSKRSIEQIALLLFIVVPFAALVAAVPLTWGHGVSWLDLGLMVAMYYIGCHGVTIGFHRYFTHGSFKAKRPLRIALAVAGSLAVEGPLVRWVADHRKHHRFSDAEGDPHSPWRFGETLPALIKGLWWAHIGWMFNEEQTPQQKYAPDLVKDPAIRAISRHFLTFTIISLGIPPLVGGLVTMSWWGAATAFFWGSLVRVALLHHVTWAINSICHAVGKRPFKSRDKSGNVWWLAVLSCGESWHNLHHADPTSARHGVMRGQIDSSARLIRWFEQFGWAYDVRWPDADRIDSRRKESRREAVPADAA from the coding sequence ATGACCATCAGCCCCGATCTGACCGACCAGCCGGACCCACCGGCAGGACCCGGTCCCGATCCACTCCCCTCCGCCACGCTGGGCGGTGACAGCAAGCGGTCGATCGAGCAGATCGCGCTGCTCCTCTTCATCGTGGTGCCGTTCGCGGCCCTGGTGGCGGCGGTGCCGCTGACCTGGGGCCACGGCGTCAGCTGGCTCGATCTGGGGCTGATGGTGGCGATGTACTACATCGGCTGCCACGGCGTCACGATCGGCTTCCACCGCTACTTCACGCACGGCTCCTTCAAGGCGAAGCGCCCGCTGCGCATCGCGCTGGCCGTCGCCGGCTCGCTGGCCGTGGAGGGCCCGCTGGTGCGGTGGGTCGCCGACCACCGCAAGCACCACCGGTTCTCCGACGCCGAGGGCGACCCCCACTCGCCGTGGCGCTTCGGCGAGACGCTGCCGGCCCTGATCAAGGGCCTCTGGTGGGCGCACATCGGCTGGATGTTCAACGAGGAGCAGACCCCGCAGCAGAAGTACGCCCCCGACCTGGTCAAGGACCCGGCCATAAGGGCGATCTCCCGCCACTTCCTGACCTTCACGATCATCTCGCTGGGAATCCCGCCGCTGGTCGGCGGCCTGGTGACGATGTCCTGGTGGGGTGCGGCGACGGCGTTCTTCTGGGGTTCGCTGGTACGCGTGGCACTGCTCCACCACGTCACCTGGGCGATCAACTCGATCTGCCACGCGGTCGGCAAGCGTCCCTTCAAGTCCCGTGACAAGTCGGGGAACGTGTGGTGGCTGGCCGTCCTGTCCTGCGGCGAGTCCTGGCACAACCTGCACCACGCCGACCCGACCAGTGCCCGGCACGGGGTGATGCGCGGCCAGATCGACTCCAGCGCCCGCCTGATCCGCTGGTTCGAGCAATTCGGCTGGGCGTACGACGTCCGCTGGCCGGACGCCGACCGCATCGACTCACGACGCAAGGAGTCCCGGCGCGAGGCCGTGCCCGCCGACGCGGCATGA